In one Umezawaea sp. Da 62-37 genomic region, the following are encoded:
- a CDS encoding response regulator transcription factor: protein MIRVLLADDHPVVRQGLRGMLEAEDDLIVVGEVSSGAEAVEFVANDPPDVVLMDLRMPGMDGASATARIVASGSRSRVVVLTTYETDTDILRAVEAGAAGYLLKDSTRDELVTAIRGAARGETVLAPSVVGKLVGRVRAPARPALSAREIEVLRLVGRGLSNAEIGRELFIGEATVKTHLLRVFGKLGVSDRTAAVTTAMERGVLG from the coding sequence GTGATCCGGGTGCTGCTGGCCGACGACCACCCGGTCGTCCGCCAGGGACTGCGCGGGATGCTGGAGGCCGAGGACGACCTGATCGTGGTCGGCGAGGTGTCCTCGGGGGCGGAGGCGGTCGAGTTCGTCGCGAACGACCCGCCGGACGTGGTGCTGATGGACCTGCGGATGCCGGGCATGGACGGGGCGTCGGCGACCGCGCGGATCGTCGCTTCGGGTTCCCGGAGTCGCGTGGTCGTGCTGACCACGTACGAAACGGACACCGACATCCTGCGGGCGGTTGAGGCGGGCGCCGCCGGGTACCTCCTGAAGGACTCCACAAGGGACGAACTGGTCACCGCCATCCGCGGCGCGGCACGCGGTGAGACCGTGCTGGCACCCTCCGTGGTCGGGAAGCTCGTCGGCCGGGTCCGCGCACCGGCCCGGCCCGCGCTGTCGGCCCGTGAGATCGAGGTGTTGCGGCTGGTGGGGCGCGGTTTGTCGAACGCGGAGATCGGCCGGGAGCTGTTCATCGGCGAGGCCACGGTCAAGACGCACCTGCTGCGCGTGTTCGGGAAGCTCGGTGTGTCCGACCGCACGGCCGCGGTCACCACGGCGATGGAGCGGGGCGTTCTCGGATGA
- a CDS encoding sensor histidine kinase, whose product MINPWRRMAAMAYVVAAVMILIDTAPIAHRLGAIGLAAACAAWQHWFGPDAVSWRHEHRPGRGAVYLSVMFVLFAAAVWLTNASAYLLFAVMVQIYMALPLWLALVPAVVFSLVPWVRSFREADWVQDFLPIVALIALLSQMFAWAITTILDKTREQVQLVEELRRTQALNERLSHEAGVAAERVRLSGEIHDTLAQGFTSIVTLVQAAQGNPAGAPKLLDLALRTARENLVEARALVAALAPTALSGSTLVEAIGRQADRLGEEAGVEVRHRTTGEAGPLPTSVEVVLLRAAQEAFHNVRKHAGASAVEVELAFEEEAVRLSVHDDGRGLGDSAEGFGLRGMRARAEQVGGTLDVSGADGTTLTLRVPR is encoded by the coding sequence TGATCGACACCGCCCCGATCGCCCACCGCCTCGGGGCGATCGGCCTGGCGGCGGCGTGCGCCGCCTGGCAGCACTGGTTCGGGCCGGACGCCGTGTCCTGGCGGCACGAGCACCGGCCCGGCCGCGGCGCCGTCTACCTGTCGGTGATGTTCGTCCTGTTCGCGGCGGCGGTGTGGCTGACGAACGCCTCGGCTTACCTGCTGTTCGCGGTGATGGTGCAGATCTACATGGCGCTGCCGCTGTGGTTGGCCCTCGTCCCGGCGGTGGTGTTCTCGCTGGTGCCGTGGGTCCGGTCGTTCCGCGAGGCCGACTGGGTGCAGGACTTCCTGCCGATCGTCGCGCTGATCGCCCTGCTGTCGCAGATGTTCGCCTGGGCGATCACCACGATCCTGGACAAGACCCGTGAACAGGTGCAGCTCGTCGAGGAGCTGCGCCGCACGCAGGCGCTCAACGAGCGGCTGTCGCACGAGGCCGGGGTCGCGGCCGAGCGGGTGCGGCTGTCCGGCGAGATCCACGACACCCTGGCGCAGGGGTTCACCAGCATCGTCACGCTCGTGCAGGCCGCGCAGGGCAACCCGGCCGGGGCGCCGAAGCTGCTGGACCTGGCGCTGCGGACGGCGCGGGAGAACCTGGTGGAGGCGCGCGCCCTGGTGGCCGCGCTGGCGCCCACGGCGTTGAGCGGGTCGACACTGGTCGAGGCGATCGGCAGGCAGGCTGACCGGCTGGGCGAGGAGGCCGGGGTCGAGGTGCGGCACCGGACCACCGGCGAGGCGGGCCCGTTGCCGACGTCGGTCGAGGTGGTGCTGCTGAGAGCGGCGCAGGAGGCGTTCCACAACGTGCGCAAGCACGCCGGTGCGAGCGCGGTGGAGGTCGAGTTGGCGTTCGAGGAGGAAGCGGTGCGGCTGTCCGTGCACGACGACGGGCGCGGTCTCGGTGACAGCGCGGAGGGGTTCGGGCTGCGGGGCATGAGGGCGCGGGCCGAGCAGGTCGGCGGCACGCTCGACGTGTCCGGCGCCGACGGCACCACGTTGACCCTGCGGGTGCCGCGGTGA